In Xylanibacter ruminicola 23, a single genomic region encodes these proteins:
- a CDS encoding hybrid sensor histidine kinase/response regulator, whose amino-acid sequence MEYSEKEVMLQKYAEANRKLSLAQEQLAIATQKLKEYEEKAQKAEKASKMKSLFLANMSHEIRTPLNAIEGFSRVLVETDSQDDRMKFFEIIESNNNRLMSLVNEILDLSRVEAGEITMKKSSTDLNQLCDSIKNLFKFRCPETVKLSWKKPNMAVTFNTDANRITQVFSNLISNALKHTSAGSITYGYRMLDEGSNIEFFVQDTGTGIAPEDLQHIFNTYVSRDAETNNNGYGLGLALCKIIVEKLGGKIYVESKLGEGSLFHFVLPFEGTIGGIAPARNTTTSNVRTIRVSGRPDDKNKKTILVAEDEDSNYELVKIVLHKRYRLIRAHNGIEAVTMNEEEHPDLILMDIRMPEMNGLDATRIIKEIDTDTPVIALSAYAFEENIRDAKDAGCDEFMAKPFKVENLIEIVGKYLD is encoded by the coding sequence GCGGAGGCCAATCGCAAATTATCCCTTGCGCAAGAACAGCTAGCCATCGCAACCCAGAAGCTGAAAGAATATGAGGAGAAGGCCCAAAAAGCAGAAAAAGCGAGCAAGATGAAGTCGCTTTTCCTGGCTAATATGAGCCACGAAATCCGCACCCCCTTGAATGCCATCGAGGGTTTCTCTCGCGTATTGGTCGAGACCGATTCACAGGACGACCGCATGAAGTTCTTCGAAATCATTGAAAGCAACAACAACCGTTTGATGAGCCTGGTAAACGAGATTCTCGACCTCTCACGTGTAGAGGCCGGCGAAATCACGATGAAGAAGTCGAGCACCGACCTCAACCAGCTCTGCGACAGTATCAAGAATCTGTTTAAGTTCCGTTGCCCCGAGACGGTTAAGCTCAGTTGGAAGAAGCCCAATATGGCCGTTACCTTCAACACCGATGCCAACCGTATCACCCAGGTATTCTCAAACCTTATCAGCAACGCCTTGAAACATACTTCGGCCGGCAGCATCACCTATGGTTACCGCATGCTCGACGAAGGCTCAAACATCGAATTCTTTGTGCAAGACACCGGTACGGGTATTGCCCCCGAGGATCTTCAGCATATCTTTAACACCTACGTTTCTCGCGATGCCGAGACCAACAACAACGGCTACGGCCTTGGTTTGGCGCTCTGTAAGATTATTGTCGAGAAGCTGGGCGGTAAGATCTATGTCGAGTCGAAGCTTGGCGAGGGTTCGCTGTTCCACTTTGTGCTGCCCTTCGAGGGTACCATTGGCGGCATAGCACCAGCCCGCAACACCACCACCTCGAATGTTCGCACCATCCGTGTAAGCGGTCGCCCCGACGATAAGAACAAGAAGACCATCCTGGTAGCCGAGGACGAGGACAGCAACTACGAACTGGTAAAAATTGTGCTCCACAAGCGTTACCGCCTTATTCGTGCCCATAACGGTATCGAGGCTGTAACCATGAACGAGGAAGAGCACCCCGATCTGATACTGATGGACATTCGTATGCCCGAGATGAACGGTCTTGATGCCACCCGCATCATTAAGGAGATAGATACCGACACACCCGTTATCGCCCTGAGCGCCTATGCCTTCGAGGAGAATATCCGCGATGCAAAGGATGCTGGCTGCGACGAGTTCATGGCCAAGCCATTCAAGGTTGAGAACCTGATCGAGATAGTTGGCAAATACCTCGACTAA